A single region of the Silene latifolia isolate original U9 population chromosome 8, ASM4854445v1, whole genome shotgun sequence genome encodes:
- the LOC141596586 gene encoding small ribosomal subunit protein uS9c-like, translating to ALSSLTTTFTSLSFSSAVSSKPNSTSLSLCKPKHRPLSLSISAVAAPAIADETADLEKLVKSRLPGGFAAQTIIGTGRRKCAIARVVLQEGSGKFIINYRDAKEYLQGNPLWLQYVKTPLATLGYEANYDVFVKAHGGGLSGQAQAISLGIARALLKVSESHRTPLRQEGLLTRDARVVERKKVGLKKARKAPQFSKR from the exons GCACTAAGCAGCCTAACAACCACATTCACATCTCTGTCCTTCTCCTCCGCCGTCTCCTCTAAACCCAATTCCACATCCCTTTCCCTTTGTAAGCCTAAGCATAGGCCCCTCTCCTTATCCATCTCCGCCGTAGCCGCACCCGCTATCGCCGATGAGACCGCAGACCTGGAGAAGTTGGTCAAGTCTAGGCTTCCTGGAGGGTTTGCTGCCCAGACTATTATAGGCACTGGTCGGAGGAAATGTGCTATTGCTAGGGTTGTTCTTCAGGAGGGTTCTGGCAAATTTATCATTAATTACCGTGATGCTAAG GAATATCTTCAGGGAAACCCTTTGTGGCTCCAATATGTGAAAACCCCATTAGCAACCTTGGGGTATGAGGCCAACTATGATGTCTTTGTGAAAGCTCATGGCGGTGGGCTCTCTGGTCAAGCCCAAGCAATTTCTCTAGGTATTGCTAGGGCATTGCTTAAGGTCAGTGAGAGCCATAGAACCCCTCTCAGACAGGAAGGCCTGTTGACTAGAGACGCTAGAGTAGTGGAAAGGAAAAAAGTTGGTCTCAAGAAAGCTCGTAAAGCTCCTCAGTTTTCAAAGCGTTGA